The Funiculus sociatus GB2-C1 genomic interval GGTATCCAAACAGTTTACATGGCTGTGAGCATCGCTGATATTACCGTACAAGCGACCATCTGCACGCTCAATACACTCAATAATCCCTTGAGCCGATAGCGCCTCTAAATTTTGATACACAGACGTATGACCGATATCCTTGCCTTCCTGATTTAAGCGGTCATAGATTTCTCTCGCCGAAAGGTGTTCTTTGGCTTGCCAGAGCAATTCCAGGACGAAGCGGCGTTGACGGCTGACGCG includes:
- a CDS encoding Fur family transcriptional regulator, with protein sequence MQKEAAPVKPIRSLEDALNRCQTLGMRVSRQRRFVLELLWQAKEHLSAREIYDRLNQEGKDIGHTSVYQNLEALSAQGIIECIERADGRLYGNISDAHSHVNCLDTNQILDVYVELPESVLKEIEQQTGVRITDYCINFYGYKGKESDSQPV